The genomic DNA TGGACCAATGGCACAGATCTGCTGCTACTAGAGATTTTAAGAATATTGCCAATAAAAAAATGGGAGCAACCGGTAGCTTGACTATTAGCTATTTTATTTTCTTATCATTAACATTTGTTATGGTTGGAGTTGTTTTAAAGACAACTATTATTTCTAGTGGAGGTGAAATTGCGCCACTCGGATATTTAATGGATGGGATGTCAAATCATTGGTCTGGTTGGTTAAGAATACTAATACTAGGTTTCGTTGCTGCTGGATTTATGGCTGCTGTTATATCTACAATAGATTCATATATTGTTGTAGCTGTTCAAAGTCTTATTTCAGATTTTTATATAACTAAGAGAGAAGGGTTAACACTTAGCGAAATTGACAAAGATCAAAGTAAGAGTCAATTTTATTTAATGTGGTCAAGGATAGCTATATTAATAATCGGATTACTCATTATAATAATCGCTATTCTATTCTCTTATCTAAAAGACGTTTTTACAGCAATATATTTTTCATTTAGTTTTATGTTTATTGCTGTTCCCTTTGTCTTTTTATCCTTCAATAAAAAAAAGATGGGGAGTAATAATAGAGGAAAAGCTATGTTATGGTCATTGACTTTAGGTCTTTTATGGTGCATAATTACAAATATTTTTATAATAGTGAATATAGAACGATTAAATCGATTAAATGATTTAGACAACATGCTTACATGGTACAATTACTTGTATGCAAACCCGTTTGTTACCTCAGTAATCTCTATTGTTTCATACTTCTTGACACATAAGTTTATTTCACTAAACAATAGAGCTTAATATGGCACTTAACACCAAAGATTCAGATCGAATATTTATAATTTCAATTACAATTATCCTTCTCAGTGCCATACTAGCCATATCAATACCTAGTATTAACAATAGTGATCACGAAAAAGAACTAATATCAGTCAGCAGACATATAGAAAAAATGTCAGAGAAACCATTGTCTAAAGACTTGAAATTTAACGAAATTACTGACACCTCAAGAAAACAAATATTTCTTATAGTCAATCTTAAAACAGGTAGATATTTGGCAATACTAGGGTACATTTCTGGAATAGTAGGCGTGATTATTATGATAAGTTTTAATATAGTGAGATTAAAAACTGTTGCTGATGGTGTGGTCACAGCAGACGAATTAAAAAATCAATTAAAAAACCCTGCTGATATTGCTATTATATTAATTACCCTTTTTTTGACATTTATGGTTGTGATAATAACTGTTATCTATTCAATTTTTATTAATAGTGAAATACTAATATTATAAAGCCTAATGCAATGCCTACACAGTCAGATTATATTTATTCTACCAATTCTATTTTTCTTAATCAGTTTGCCCTTATTCTGTTTTTATTCTTAATTAGATTGATAAACTAACTATGTAAAACTATTCAAATTAGTTGAAAATTAGAGTTAGTCTTAAATATGCTCTTGAATACTTGTAAGTGAATAGCATCATACATGTAAAGCAATAAAATATTTTCAAACATAAAATGTACATGCAGATACACATTTGTGTACAGAAGGATACAATACAGTGCTACTGGAGGTACCACGAAAAAATCCCGAAACATTTTGTTTACGGGATTTTTTGTTTTACAAGATATTTTAACAGGCTTTTTCAATTTTCATAATATTAGCAAATTGGTGATCCGAAATTTATTATATTACAGTATCTTTTCTATTTAGTGAACCATTCTTGATTACGATAAATTTAAATAATTGCTAACTTCCTCTATAGGTGTAAATGAAATATAATTTAAGTGATACGGTCTAAACTTATTCTACCAATCATTATCATTTCACAGTTTTGCTGTACTTCGCTTTGGTTTGCTGGAAATGGAGTGATGAATGATCTGATTATAAACTTCAACCTTTCGAATAACGCCTTGGGACATCTGACCTCATCTGTACAATTTGGATTTATAATAGGTACTCTGATTTTTGCTGTATTAACCATTGCAGACCGGTACTCGCCTTCAAAAGTATTTTTAGTTAGTGCATTACTTGGCGCAATCTTTAATTTAGGAGTATTATGGGATGAAAATAGTTTAGCTAGTATACTCTTATTTCGATTCCTTACAGGATTTTTTCTGGCAGGCATCTATCCAGTGGGGATGAAAATAGCGGCAGACTATTATGAGAAAGGGCTTGGTAAAGCCTTAGGTTTCTTAGTTGGAGCTCTGGTTCTGGGAACAGCATTCCCTCATTTACTCAAGAATATTTCGAATACCTTACCATGGAAAACTGTCATAATTGCCATTTCATTACTTGCCGTCCTTGGAGGGCTATTGATGGCGGTGATGGTGCCTGATGGCCCCTTCCGAAAAGCCAGTTCGAAGTTTAATTTATCTGCATGTTTT from Flavivirga abyssicola includes the following:
- a CDS encoding MFS transporter; the protein is MIRSKLILPIIIISQFCCTSLWFAGNGVMNDLIINFNLSNNALGHLTSSVQFGFIIGTLIFAVLTIADRYSPSKVFLVSALLGAIFNLGVLWDENSLASILLFRFLTGFFLAGIYPVGMKIAADYYEKGLGKALGFLVGALVLGTAFPHLLKNISNTLPWKTVIIAISLLAVLGGLLMAVMVPDGPFRKASSKFNLSACFKVFENRKFRTSAFGYFGHMWELYTFWAFVPVILKAYIVKHPQIYFNIPLLSFLIIGMGGLACVLGGYFAQYIGVKRTASLALFFSCLCCLTSPLIFVTDHEFLFITFLIFWGMMVIADSPLFSTLVAQNAPAEIKGTALTIVNCIGFSITIISIQLINIIQELTDSNTIYMILALGPILGLIALRNKTIPN